One part of the Rutidosis leptorrhynchoides isolate AG116_Rl617_1_P2 chromosome 1, CSIRO_AGI_Rlap_v1, whole genome shotgun sequence genome encodes these proteins:
- the LOC139858399 gene encoding protein SMALL AUXIN UP-REGULATED RNA 51-like: MAIKIASNKLSQAPVLKHIMKRCSSLGRKQQQHYDDVPKGHFVVYVGRKRSRYIIPISFLSHPDFQILLHQAEEEFGFDHDMGLTLPCEEQVFKSLTSMLR, translated from the coding sequence ATGGCCATCAAGATAGCTTCTAACAAACTCTCACAAGCACCAGTTTTGAAGCACATAATGAAAAGGTGTTCAAGTTTAGGTAGAAAACAACAACAACATTACGATGACGTCCCCAAAGGCCACTTTGTTGTGTACGTAGGCAGAAAACGTAGCCGATACATCATTCCCATATCGTTCTTGTCTCATCCCGACTTCCAAATATTGCTACACCAAGCCGAAGAAGAGTTTGGGTTCGATCATGATATGGGCCTCACCCTTCCTTGTGAAGAACAAGTTTTTAAGTCACTTACTTCAATGCTTAGATAG